One stretch of Limnohabitans sp. DNA includes these proteins:
- a CDS encoding 3-deoxy-7-phosphoheptulonate synthase, with translation MNAKTTAPESWYPNAADRTGQTDDERIKDITVLPPPEHLIRFFPIAGTATETLIAQTRKAIQKIVHGKDDRLLVIIGPCSIHDPAAALDYARRLKPLREKYADTLEIVMRVYFEKPRTTVGWKGLINDPYLDESFRIDEGLRIARQLLIEINRQGVPAGSEFLDVISPQYIGDLISWGAIGARTTESQVHRELASGLSAPIGFKNGTDGNIKIATDAIQAAARGHHFLSVHKNGQVAIVQTQGNQDCHVILRGGKAPNYDADSVAAACKELEAAKLPATLMVDCSHANSSKKHERQIDVAKDIAAQISGGSRQVFGVMVESHIVDGAQKFTPGQHDVAKLTYGQSITDACIGWGDSEGVLRVLSDAVKARRAR, from the coding sequence ATGAACGCCAAAACCACTGCCCCTGAGAGCTGGTATCCGAATGCCGCCGACCGTACAGGCCAGACCGACGACGAACGCATCAAGGACATCACCGTGCTCCCACCGCCAGAACATTTGATCCGATTCTTTCCCATTGCCGGCACGGCAACGGAAACCCTGATCGCCCAAACCCGCAAAGCCATTCAAAAAATCGTGCACGGCAAAGACGACCGTTTGCTGGTCATCATTGGCCCTTGCTCGATCCACGACCCGGCCGCGGCGCTGGATTACGCCCGCCGCTTGAAGCCTTTGCGCGAAAAATACGCCGACACACTCGAGATCGTGATGCGTGTGTACTTCGAAAAACCCCGCACCACCGTGGGTTGGAAGGGTCTGATCAACGACCCTTACCTGGACGAGAGTTTTCGCATCGACGAAGGTTTGCGCATCGCCCGCCAATTGCTGATTGAAATCAACCGCCAGGGCGTGCCCGCAGGCAGCGAGTTCCTGGACGTAATTTCGCCCCAATACATTGGTGACCTGATCAGCTGGGGTGCCATTGGCGCGCGCACCACCGAGAGCCAAGTGCACCGCGAACTGGCTTCGGGCCTGTCGGCACCCATCGGTTTCAAGAATGGCACCGATGGCAACATCAAAATCGCAACCGACGCGATCCAGGCCGCAGCCCGGGGCCACCACTTTTTGTCGGTCCACAAAAACGGCCAAGTCGCCATCGTGCAGACCCAGGGCAACCAGGATTGCCATGTGATTTTGCGCGGCGGCAAAGCCCCTAACTACGACGCCGACAGCGTGGCTGCGGCTTGCAAAGAACTGGAGGCCGCCAAGTTGCCCGCCACCCTGATGGTGGACTGTAGCCATGCCAACAGCAGCAAAAAGCACGAGCGTCAGATCGATGTGGCCAAAGACATTGCAGCGCAGATCAGCGGCGGCTCACGCCAGGTGTTTGGCGTCATGGTCGAAAGCCACATTGTGGACGGAGCCCAAAAGTTCACGCCCGGTCAGCACGATGTGGCGAAGCTGACCTACGGCCAGAGCATCACCGACGCCTGCATCGGCTGGGGCGACAGCGAAGGCGTGTTGCGGGTGCTGTCGGATGCGGTGAAGGCGCGTCGCGCCCGCTGA
- the mpl gene encoding UDP-N-acetylmuramate:L-alanyl-gamma-D-glutamyl-meso-diaminopimelate ligase translates to MHIHILGICGTFMGGLAALAREAGHRVTGCDAGVYPPMSDQLRALGIELIEGFDTEQMALKPDVFVIGNVVSRARLPDGNPKFPLMEAILEAGAPYTSGPQWLLEHVLHGQHVLAVAGTHGKTTTTSMLAWVLERAGRAPGFLVGGVPLNFGVSARLGGGQYFVIEADEYDTAFFDKRSKFVHYRPRTAILNNLEFDHADIFDDLAAIERQFHHLVRTVPGSGRVVVNGLEESLTRVLGQGCWSEVRTFGAAVSDFVAEGEPAQFKVLQAGKAVAEVQWGIGGVHNQLNALATIAAAEHVGVNPALAAQALASFENVKRRMEVRGQVRGVTVYDDFAHHPTAIRTTVNGLRRQVGGGRILAIFEPRSNTMKLGSMKAQLPWSLEEADLAFCHAGGLGWDATAALEPMGTRAQVGANIDEVIAQVLAQARPGDHLLCMSNGGFGGIHDRLLRALAA, encoded by the coding sequence ATGCATATTCATATTTTGGGCATTTGTGGCACCTTCATGGGTGGATTGGCGGCACTGGCGCGAGAAGCCGGGCATCGGGTCACCGGATGTGATGCAGGCGTTTACCCGCCGATGAGCGACCAATTGCGCGCATTGGGCATCGAGCTGATCGAAGGCTTTGACACCGAACAAATGGCCTTGAAACCCGATGTGTTCGTGATCGGGAACGTGGTCAGCCGCGCACGACTGCCCGACGGCAACCCCAAATTTCCGTTAATGGAAGCGATTTTGGAAGCCGGCGCGCCCTACACCAGCGGCCCGCAATGGCTGTTGGAGCATGTATTGCACGGCCAGCATGTGCTGGCTGTGGCGGGCACCCACGGCAAAACCACCACCACGTCCATGCTGGCCTGGGTGCTGGAACGGGCCGGACGCGCACCCGGCTTTTTGGTAGGCGGCGTGCCGCTGAACTTTGGCGTTTCGGCCCGCCTGGGGGGTGGCCAATACTTTGTCATCGAGGCCGACGAATACGACACCGCCTTTTTTGACAAGCGCAGCAAATTTGTCCACTACCGCCCGCGCACCGCCATCCTGAACAACCTGGAATTCGACCACGCCGACATTTTTGACGACCTGGCGGCCATCGAGCGCCAGTTCCATCACCTGGTGCGCACCGTCCCGGGCTCGGGTCGTGTGGTGGTCAATGGCCTGGAAGAGAGCCTGACGCGCGTGCTGGGCCAAGGCTGCTGGAGCGAAGTGCGCACGTTTGGTGCTGCCGTGAGCGACTTCGTGGCCGAGGGCGAGCCAGCGCAATTCAAGGTCTTGCAAGCAGGCAAAGCGGTGGCCGAGGTGCAGTGGGGCATTGGGGGCGTACACAACCAGCTCAATGCGCTGGCGACCATCGCTGCCGCCGAACATGTGGGGGTGAACCCAGCCTTGGCCGCACAGGCGCTGGCCAGTTTTGAAAACGTCAAGCGCCGCATGGAAGTGCGCGGCCAAGTCAGGGGCGTGACTGTCTATGACGACTTTGCCCACCACCCCACGGCGATCCGCACCACCGTCAACGGCCTGCGCCGTCAGGTGGGCGGTGGCCGCATCCTTGCGATTTTTGAGCCGCGCAGCAACACCATGAAGCTGGGCAGCATGAAAGCGCAACTGCCTTGGAGCCTGGAAGAAGCCGATCTGGCCTTTTGCCACGCAGGGGGCCTGGGCTGGGACGCCACAGCAGCGCTCGAACCCATGGGAACGCGTGCGCAAGTGGGTGCCAACATAGACGAAGTCATTGCACAAGTGCTGGCCCAGGCAAGGCCAGGCGATCACCTGCTGTGCATGAGCAACGGCGGCTTTGGCGGGATTCACGACCGACTTTTGCGGGCGCTGGCCGCCTGA